The DNA segment TGTTGTTATACACACAAAGTGACGGTCCTTGAACCAGTTCCCATTTCTCTCCAAATATCTTTTCTGTCCTATGTTTTCTTTTGTCCCACACAAAGTGAATTTCTGTTGCCTCTGCATCATCTGCATTTTGAATGAGCTCTTTCAGAATATCCTTTTTAGATGGATATGcatcaattaaatgttttattctgacACTTAGTTTCTCAGTTTGTCCAAACTCTTTGGCATGAAGGGAAAACTCACTGACAAAATGATTCTTCAGAGTATGGTGTCTTGTTGTCATTACACCAAAATGACAGGCCACAGGCCGAGGTATCAGCTCATGGGAGAGCCTGACACCAGCCGAGACAGGCATCCATGGGCTGTCATTAAATCTCAGCTCTTTAGAAGATGTCAACACACCGCTCTCATCAGGTATGAGACAGTCTGTAAGCTTTTCTTTTTGGATTTTGTACAGCCCATTCATGAGTATTGCAACACAATTATGGAGGTCTGAAGTGGAAAGAGGGTGAGATCCATATAAAATCTTCATTTCCTCAAGTGCAGTAACAAATTGTTCTTCTGTGAATTGTTTTTTGACACCAATGCAGTCCCAGAGCCTCTCAAAATTGGAGAAGATGACTGGAAGTACATAGAGATATGGTTTCTGTTCAAATTCTTCACTTCTGGCCACTGCCTTAACATTAACAAAGTGATCCTCAATGAAGATGAATGGAAATGATTTAGCATGGCCAATAATTGGATTGGGATCTTTTTGTTCCAACAAGTAAGAGTTGAGGTATTCATAGCTAGATTGAGCAATGTTGAAGAGCGCCATTTTTTCAAATGCATTGCAGTGTTGGTGTGCGTTTAGCAGCTGCTGGAGCACTGTCTCAATTGATGGACTTGTTTGTACTCTCAGTTTTTGAAGAACTGAATCACAACCATGCATTTGAAGGTTTGAATGATCAACTGTGAATTCTGTCATGCTTACTAAATTACGACAACTGTCCATGTACACTTCAGAGGGTTTTTTAAGAACAGTGTTGATCTTGTTTTGATGAACTAAAGGAGCTAAGGCAGGAAGGAATGGTATTTGAGACAGTGTGAGCCAGTGCGGAGAATTCACATTTTCTGAGGAGTCTTTCACTGACTGCATGAGAGGCTGAAGACATTTAAGAAATTTAGATTTATCCTGTTTCCAAAAATTAGATATCTTTCCTGCTTTTTCTATGGTGTCTTCTAAAGGGAGGAGGTCACTCAGCATTCCTAAATCGGAAAGTCGTTGAATCCTTTTTGGTGAGAGAAAGTTATCTGCAGTTCCTTCTAGAAAGCGCCCCTCTTCAAGTTCATACAAAAAAGCCACTTTGCCAGATGGATTCACAAGACGCTTGATATATTGAAGCTTCTGACATTTCTGTGTTGGAATGCAAGGGTAACTTTTCAACAGGTCATCAACATCAGGATCATTCAAGTCAATGGCATTCAGAACAAGCAAATTACTGTTATGTGTGTCCACAGCACTCAAGTTCTTTAACACAATGCTGTAAAACTCAGGCCAGttgactgttttctgtttgatcaTTTCCTTAAAGCCACAATAATAGAAACTGTCTCTTACCCCTTTTGGGAGAGAAACAACACAAGAAGCTCCCAAGCTCAAGACCACTTTCATGGCTATGTCTCCAACTGCTAGGTTCTTCTCAATTTTTGGATTCAGAAATCTTGCCTTGTCCATAGAACACCAATTATGTCCATTGCTAAAAAGATCCAGAGATTTACCATTGCCAATCAGTGCAACTGCTGAGTAGAAAGCCTCAACCAAGGGTAAAAATATTTTGCTTACTCTCTCTATGTTAGGCCAGAATGTGTAGAAAAAATAGTTCTGGACATGTCCATTTTGGGCCATTTTCTTCAGCTCAAGCAGTGTAGTGACGTAAGCAGAAATTACAGCATCTTTAAGCAAAGCTTTGTTCCACTCAGACTTCACTCCTTTTTCCCATAGGCCTTTCCTATTTGATGTGACTGCAAAACTCCCATTTATATGGACTGGCAGACCGGTCTCAATTGAGAGAGGAAGAAAACAAAAAGCCTGGCCAATGAGGCTTTCATCAGGGTACCATGCTTTAGTGTTTGCCTCTCTATGCAAAGGTACAGCTACACCTCCAATTGGAAATGAAAACACATGCTCTTGATCAGTTTTTTCCTGGAACATTTGCAAAGAATCCTGTGTTCCAAAACATGAATGCAAAAGCCAGTACTGTGTGAGGGATCTCTCTGAGTGCTCTtgaattattttaacaatttgtGCTCTGTTGACATCAATAATGTTGTTGTATGTGATATCAGTATTTCTGAAAGTGCTCTTGAACTCTTGGGGAAATGTGTCAGAGACAGCAAATGAAGTAATGACTTCTCTGGATATTTTGAGAGGAGTCTGAATCTGATCATCCTGTGGAGGAGTCGATGCCATTTCAGGGACAATTTGAAGGGACAAAGATTTAATTCTCTTCAGAAATAGTAGGTGAGTTTCTGAGTtttcagtcaaattatttttcaaactctGAATGCGTTCTTCGTCATATACCTTTGAACTTATTTCTGACTTGTTTGCCTCCTCCAGAGTGCGAAATGGTAATTTAATCAAGGTGCCATTATAAGATTTCTTGCTGTTTTGCAATGAGAGATCACAATCAAAAATGCTTTTATACGATTTAAACTGTCCAGGAAACCTTTTGTACAGCCGCTCCTGGAATGGGTTGAGTTTAATTCCTGGGTTTCCTTTGCTGATTATGTGCTTTTTCAAATGGGTGACATTTGGATCAAGTATGAGAAGGCTGTCCCCACTCAAAATTGAGGGAATATCACTCACATGGTAAACAGCATTAAATCCAAGACCAAACTTTCCAATCATCTTAACTGTGTTTTCCTTTGATGCTGACCCCACTTTGACAATGTTTTCCCAGTCTTCTTGTGAAAAGAGCTCATTGTTATAGATCCAAAGGCATGGTCCATTGCAGAGGGCCATTCCATCATCAAAGAGGGTTTCGGGGGGGTCTCTGTGTTTTCGGAAGTCAATAAGGAATTTACACGAAGTTGCCCCAGCATCCTCAGCATTTTGTAGGAgttctttaaaaatgtcactttcttcATCATACTCTTTAAGAATGTTCTTAATTCTTTGAGTTATTGGTTCAGATTGTCCATATTGTTTTATACCAAAGAACTCTTGCTCTGCTTGTATGGACTGTGGTTTTAAGATGTGAGTACTTAAGAATGGGACTTTCAACCATCTTGCAGTGAGGAGAAGAACTGCCTCATGAATTACATAGATTTCCTCGTTGTCTTGTTTCAGGTCTTCAAGTCCTTCAGCACTGATGTCACAGAAGACTGTTTTGGACAAAGATTTCAGAGTAAAGTTTTGGTTTTGTGCCATGACAGGCACAGGTGTGCCGTCCTTTAAATGTTTCTCATTTTTTCGCATCCATTCAAGAATGGCAAGTGTCACTTTAAGTTCTGTCGAGTCTCCATGAGGAGGACACCTGCAGTCAATTCTGTGTTTTATGTCATGAAGTATGTCTTCAATCTCCTCATCAGACATTGTTTGCTTCAAACCAAATTTTGTTAGCAGGTTTTCATATTGCAAAAACTCTTCAGGCACTTTCTTGATGTAAGGGCTTAGATCCAATCCAAGAGGATAGGTTAAAACTATATCTCCTGGGCAGACAAACTCACTGTTATTCCAGATCCAGGGGAAACATTTTGTTTCCATTAAAACTCTGAAACTTGTCATGTTGTCCTGCATGAATTTATAGATACTGTGCAGCTCGGTTTTAAACTGAAAGTCTGAATTTGCGTTGACCATTGACCTCAGTGCAGAGAGGTTCTCCAGGACTTTTTCAGCAGGAGGGGGGTCATAAAGTCCAAGATGGTTACAGACATGTCTTGTCAGCTCAGCAGTAAGTGGCATTACATATCCAACAATTGAAGAATACATTGAATCTCTTACTTCAGGAGGCTTATAGAAACCTCTATTTAGATTTCTGCacatgctttcattcaaaaacgtGGGATTTTCACAGGGCACCCACTGCCTTTGCATTAGCTCTTCCATCTGCATATTGgtaaattttgaaaataaatcattctgattcaGCACTTGAACAAGTGTATGCGCTTTTGTGAATGCCTTATCTGGTGAGCAAACACAAATCTTATCAATATGATTTATGACTTGGAGTATGTTTGTTGGTGATATTTCTTTTTGGTCCATCTTTAAGCCAAGACGTTGCAAACTCTGAAACATTTCCTGGGTCTGTGTGTAAATAGGTGGGGGAAAGAAATCTGTTTCGAAAAGGTCCTGGAATGTCTTGTTTCTTGGATCAAAAACATTTGAGGCTTGTTTGCATTCTCCCTGAGTTGTCTCAATAAAACtcaaactttttgtttttgtgagcagCTGCTCACTGTGTGAGAATAGAATGCTACCATTATTCAGTATCCAGGTTATTATTGTCTGTTCCTCACCATTTTTGCAAGAGCCTGTCCTAATGCAGTCAACCAAATGAACAGCCACCTCAGCTGAATCCAAAATTTTAATTTCCAGTAGAGTCAAAAGTCTGCGATCAGGTACATTTGCACACTGTACAATTGTGTCAGGTATTGGGAGATCATCTGGAATGGCTGGAGTGGTGGATGAAAAAACTGCTTGTTTTGATTTAACAGCAACATATTTCCCAGACATCATTCTGAAGATAGGCAACATGGAAAGTAGGTCCTGTTCAGCAATTGAGAGAGAATCCAAGGAAGAGAGGTAAACGTTCAACTCATCTATTTCATTTGATGAAGCAGAGGCAATGGCTTTGATGACCTGGTCTCTGTTTGAGTTTACAAAGACTTGTAGAACATTTCTTGGTGAAGCTGGTAAAACATAACTTTCAATGCAATTATGTCTAAGACATTCATCTCTTTTTATGACTGTACATCCCACCATCCTTAACACTTTCTGAACATTATCTGGCAAGTTGGACCCTGTGGTACTCTGAAAGATCAAAGTTGTTTTACTCTGCAACCTTGCTAACAATACAGAATTGCCTGAACTCCTCAGTGGCTCTGTTGGTATCAAAGGCATGTCAATAAAGCTGCTTAAGTCATTCCATTCAGTGCTTAGAATCTTCCAGAATTCAACCAGCCAGCTCTTTGGAGGATGATGAACTTCGGCTGTTTTCCATGTCACGTGACCTTGGATAACTTTCCAGTCCATTGGTAAGTGCTTCCTCATGAGTGCAACAACATGTTGTGCATCCAATTCGATTATGTTGTATAtgcctggaacacacacacacacacattaattttaaacatgaattttacattattataagcATTCCTgatgaaatatattaaacaattttCTTACTCCTTGTTGCCAGTTCCCTTAGTTGCATAGTGCAAAAATGGCTCAGATCGTTGGGTAAAAACCATTCTTTACAAAATGGCAGCAATGTTCTAAACAAAGAAGGAGAAGAAAACAGATTATTACTACTTTAACAACACAATATAAAGACACTAAGGAATGCAAGTAGGAAAGAGATTATGTAAAACCTTACCTTGGAAACCTCTCATTGTCAATCAGAACAGTGTTCTGCACTCCATTGCCAAATGAAGTAAAGGTTCCATCGCTGAAAGGCAGAAGCTTCAGTCCTCGTAACTCTGTGTACTTTTCATCACTGAGAGCAAATTCAAGAAGAGCGTATTTGTCATCTTTAGTGAGATTTTCAGCCTCCCTCCTGTGTAGGACATCTCTAACATAAGATGGAGTCACCCATGTCAAGGTATCACTTTCAGGGAAGATTTCTTGAACATCTTTCAAAACATGTTCTGGGACTGTGACCAGGTTTTCTCTTTCAGCAATCAACAATTTTGACACTGCAGACATTGTGTCACTTTGTATATTGTTTCCTTGAAAAACTGCATCTGAGACAGATACCCAGATTTGCTCATCATCAGCAGAGTGAAAGATCTTGTATTTAAATAGACCTTTCAGAGTATTTATTGCAACTTCATGCCATCTCTCTTTATGTACAGTCTTCGATAGGTCAGGCCAAAGATTGTACACAGTGTGGGAAGGCAGGGCTGAGTCTACTGATAACTGAATAGCATCTAGAATCATCATGAGATATACATGTGGAAGAAACTCTTTTGT comes from the Carassius gibelio isolate Cgi1373 ecotype wild population from Czech Republic chromosome B9, carGib1.2-hapl.c, whole genome shotgun sequence genome and includes:
- the LOC127965086 gene encoding sacsin-like, producing the protein MSSASRQNKKKKNKFGATSPPFIDYLKEILRRYPDGGQILKELIQNAEDAGASTVVFIHDERHYGTHSLWTEELGKYQGPTLYAFNDAAFTDEDWEGIQRVGRSIKQDDPTKVGRFGIGFNSVYHITDLPCVFSSEHLAIFDPQKMMFGEDEEGYRWSLNDKEDRESLLNLRDQFQPFQNIVSQINSCSWEKVISEEQYFKGTLFRFPLRNEASEISDNLYDSAKVTHLFDSFTADADISLLFLRNVSSITLLHIDANGLCNNRLKLKVSVTNNFITDHSHIKQELFDRKTCFKTVSQISQQMEETKFQWLVTTCILKQGYLPGIDSLASKLSFYPQADMAFQLNEGRSLCNGRLSCFLPLPNNEPNKTELPIHINACFGLTDNRRFIKWQEEDQKNDESAIWNELLTKEFLPHVYLMMILDAIQLSVDSALPSHTVYNLWPDLSKTVHKERWHEVAINTLKGLFKYKIFHSADDEQIWVSVSDAVFQGNNIQSDTMSAVSKLLIAERENLVTVPEHVLKDVQEIFPESDTLTWVTPSYVRDVLHRREAENLTKDDKYALLEFALSDEKYTELRGLKLLPFSDGTFTSFGNGVQNTVLIDNERFPRTLLPFCKEWFLPNDLSHFCTMQLRELATRSIYNIIELDAQHVVALMRKHLPMDWKVIQGHVTWKTAEVHHPPKSWLVEFWKILSTEWNDLSSFIDMPLIPTEPLRSSGNSVLLARLQSKTTLIFQSTTGSNLPDNVQKVLRMVGCTVIKRDECLRHNCIESYVLPASPRNVLQVFVNSNRDQVIKAIASASSNEIDELNVYLSSLDSLSIAEQDLLSMLPIFRMMSGKYVAVKSKQAVFSSTTPAIPDDLPIPDTIVQCANVPDRRLLTLLEIKILDSAEVAVHLVDCIRTGSCKNGEEQTIITWILNNGSILFSHSEQLLTKTKSLSFIETTQGECKQASNVFDPRNKTFQDLFETDFFPPPIYTQTQEMFQSLQRLGLKMDQKEISPTNILQVINHIDKICVCSPDKAFTKAHTLVQVLNQNDLFSKFTNMQMEELMQRQWVPCENPTFLNESMCRNLNRGFYKPPEVRDSMYSSIVGYVMPLTAELTRHVCNHLGLYDPPPAEKVLENLSALRSMVNANSDFQFKTELHSIYKFMQDNMTSFRVLMETKCFPWIWNNSEFVCPGDIVLTYPLGLDLSPYIKKVPEEFLQYENLLTKFGLKQTMSDEEIEDILHDIKHRIDCRCPPHGDSTELKVTLAILEWMRKNEKHLKDGTPVPVMAQNQNFTLKSLSKTVFCDISAEGLEDLKQDNEEIYVIHEAVLLLTARWLKVPFLSTHILKPQSIQAEQEFFGIKQYGQSEPITQRIKNILKEYDEESDIFKELLQNAEDAGATSCKFLIDFRKHRDPPETLFDDGMALCNGPCLWIYNNELFSQEDWENIVKVGSASKENTVKMIGKFGLGFNAVYHVSDIPSILSGDSLLILDPNVTHLKKHIISKGNPGIKLNPFQERLYKRFPGQFKSYKSIFDCDLSLQNSKKSYNGTLIKLPFRTLEEANKSEISSKVYDEERIQSLKNNLTENSETHLLFLKRIKSLSLQIVPEMASTPPQDDQIQTPLKISREVITSFAVSDTFPQEFKSTFRNTDITYNNIIDVNRAQIVKIIQEHSERSLTQYWLLHSCFGTQDSLQMFQEKTDQEHVFSFPIGGVAVPLHREANTKAWYPDESLIGQAFCFLPLSIETGLPVHINGSFAVTSNRKGLWEKGVKSEWNKALLKDAVISAYVTTLLELKKMAQNGHVQNYFFYTFWPNIERVSKIFLPLVEAFYSAVALIGNGKSLDLFSNGHNWCSMDKARFLNPKIEKNLAVGDIAMKVVLSLGASCVVSLPKGVRDSFYYCGFKEMIKQKTVNWPEFYSIVLKNLSAVDTHNSNLLVLNAIDLNDPDVDDLLKSYPCIPTQKCQKLQYIKRLVNPSGKVAFLYELEEGRFLEGTADNFLSPKRIQRLSDLGMLSDLLPLEDTIEKAGKISNFWKQDKSKFLKCLQPLMQSVKDSSENVNSPHWLTLSQIPFLPALAPLVHQNKINTVLKKPSEVYMDSCRNLVSMTEFTVDHSNLQMHGCDSVLQKLRVQTSPSIETVLQQLLNAHQHCNAFEKMALFNIAQSSYEYLNSYLLEQKDPNPIIGHAKSFPFIFIEDHFVNVKAVARSEEFEQKPYLYVLPVIFSNFERLWDCIGVKKQFTEEQFVTALEEMKILYGSHPLSTSDLHNCVAILMNGLYKIQKEKLTDCLIPDESGVLTSSKELRFNDSPWMPVSAGVRLSHELIPRPVACHFGVMTTRHHTLKNHFVSEFSLHAKEFGQTEKLSVRIKHLIDAYPSKKDILKELIQNADDAEATEIHFVWDKRKHRTEKIFGEKWELVQGPSLCVYNNRIFSDADLQGIQQLGEGGKHGTLGRTGTYGFGFNSVYHLTDCPCILTSDKWLCISDPNLKYLEGVTKQSMGCMFSVEDEFKKSFEDVYHTFLPEMFDLSFGTMLRLPLRTEQMAEKSDISRHTVTDHDMKELYYALKEDPEGLILFLKHITKIQFSEISEDGKQPKYPFIIEKKYKEESSMIHKVNFHRHAKEFLMSGTAEPCKTIYEMQISSGKKQSKWVIAECFGFSNQIQRKNKHSYFKVPQAALSACLSSSFNYKFTGRAFCSLPLPGQTGLPVHVNANFEVDSSRRDLWKEDGDSLKTEWNQSLKVNIISPLYADLLLHLCSHMKKDTPTDLVVLKTELTSSCLKYFPCISQEVDNVWHEMIHEVYRSINHCGLPVIPTVHAVPVELSHVLQDTDIQKYTVTWCSATKPHTEKCPYFTTEDHDGIFNILDDTGMNLIPYSSKINEIKVNFILAGVNVAEISASTVIKFLKQRSLNDPSQTTGSLPLPINQTLIKNKTRCSKLLNFCLTNVNEENVHVINGLPLLLTQDQMLRVFDTKSPKLISRFSSLFQGHQEMFADVSVDENHDQIMYDGMFIEGLTIDVAATYLKPQLEQLLRQSLPDQRCQLYKEDTETIKWLKTLWSFFDDDDDDDDDEQNENLNVFSQIKKHFEDSPILPVICPSQNNTCFLETMKNISKVIQYKTGKIETILIKLGFMKINCDFFTHLSFKFRHRYMNPELLQTGDSSGVLEQVYHVPHPQFKELSKDNCADLQCFLQYGIRDSNNKSQCVSMLKSLPLFESISGKRERIDSHSKVFILNSQHQNDFPNLYQVDGCDSLFLKHSWVNLGLAEQLEFEILNDLEFCVRFILPSVHKMKAAKLLDFMRLLMELGQVDNWIVSALREVRFIRDIHGSLQVASYFYDDTVHLYKAMLPKERFVPKTFWDNFQGKYTEASKFLNDLGLKHEVSDKEIIEFAKQIESENGDNTPLKVLKKRSQLLFKTVLSKSYNTNSNLMNRVANIKFIFPVQIQQSLCDYHKPFAQERQLVAINGSLIDRDRDNQYLIWTSMPIIPLENCSTKQVMKMMDAGALETPPPGKLAANLKNI